The DNA sequence gtcgtatcaatctcttccctgtttTTTGTTCCAAATgttctaaacgtctcttgcttatctcgactacCGACCTGTTTATGCTTCAGTACATTCTTTATCCAAGTCCTTCTGGAAGTGGTGTATCCCTTCGCATTTCATTAGGATGGGCTCAGTGGTCTTCATATATATTGCAGCATACGCATGCCTCCTctaattgcgaatatttgctgcgGTATGTTTGTGTCCTTGGGCAACCCGCTCGAGGCTGAAATAGGAAGGCAATTCCTTTCGTGTTATTGTACAAATTTTCCTTtctggtttccttttttttccatctTGTAAATCTCCGCGGCCTTTTTTTTCCCATTCTTTGCATCaaattcactgtctctgtttttcttactttctttgtGATTCCACCTGATTTTCTATGTATTACCCTGCAATTGGTTGTCAACTTCCTTGGCCTCTTTCTCCATTATCGGTGCACTCATTTTAGTTGAAGATACTTGTGCGCTATAGCCGCCCATTTCTTTTCACTCATGTTCCTGAGTCTTCCTTCAAAACTAGTTGTACTCTGTGGTTTTCTAAATTTAAACGAGACACAACTCACGTCCTTTTGCaatgcctcatttgtggtttttcCATGTTGGCAGGGAGCAGCCTAAAACCCCTCaataaaaaaactggctgtggcttagctaaggttaagcccaggatgcgaagcatacaagcctttattttaacgcgacagcgttaaggagcttgtgtcgcagaaaagccggtgttctcggcgtcggctcaggcgtgcggcgcttgctcaggcgcacatttcgttgtcgcgccgaacgctgcgttgctcgaccgatgcggggcgcgccccgcgtccgatgcggggcgcgtattcGCTGCGCCATAGCAAAGCCACcaagaaacagtctctgtagcacgccgcaaccttcgcttctcattccaacgagcagctctgtctccaggaggcatctcatctcgtgagtgtctagcagaggcaagcgcagctgcttatataccgcggcgacgccgcgaacgacggcgcgagtttgagccccgtttctcctctgtcgtgacgtcacggtgtcacgtggtcagccttgaaggcgacggcgcgagctggagccccgtttctcctctgtcgggtcgtcacggtgtcacgtggtattgaaggcgacaccgccgcgcctgaggagctgggttgagctctggtaatatgcttcgcataaaaaaaaatggccagtcttagcttggttaagccaagaatgcgttgcatattgcgcggtctttttttatgcgaagcatactagccgcacaaccacgctcttccttgctgcgccgcgcgcggccgcgtagctaccatatgacgtcataacagctgcaaagcggacgcttaagcttcgccttcaagagtggaacgcgacagcgttcccggcgacccgccaaggggtgtaagacaatgggctacggcgcagcgactacgcgccccgcatcggacgcggtgagcgtcgagcaacgcagcgttcggcgcggcaacgaaatgtgcgcctgagcaaacgacgcacgcctgagccttagaaacagctcgtttctaaggcaacaccgcattcactagaggcgctattgtaccgcttcgaagcatcgaAGTCGTGGCTCAGTCgtagcgtttccgtctcacactccggagaccctggttcgattcccgcccatcccatcttgcaagttgtttttttattcatgaagtgcctgctgggatttatcgctcacggccaacgccaccgacgccgatgacaccggcttttctgcgacatgagctgcttaacgctgtcgcgttaatattctGATTACCGTAAAGAAAGGGTGATTTCGAACAGCGGACCCGAAAGCAATGATAGCTCATTCCACTTATGCAAAGACGAAAAATGCTAAAATGAAGCAAAACTATACAATATGACGCGAACAGGAGGTTCCAGGTGGAGATACAAATATGGTGGCCCGAACTCTGCCTTTATTGTTCGTCTGCCTCGTTCACCACTAGTGCACCGTACCGTCTTTGTGCGGTTTGTCACACGCCTTCACTCCACCCGAGACAGTGCAAGCAACAAGGGAAATAGCAGATGCTCATACATGAAAAATAAAGGTGCGCTGTTAGTCCACTGTCCCATGATAATTCTGTAACCACAACGGCTTCGTAGAAAAGTGCAGCTGTCTGACCACGTCTAACATAGCTCTGGTGGGTGAGGCTTCCTGTAACGTCCAAATATGAGTGCCCCACACATGAACACAGCCGGTGTCACAGCGTGTGccctggtcgcaaatgaatgaaGCAGGGGCATGGCGTAGCATCGGTGGATAAGCTTATGTTTGACGTCATTAGGGACTGAATGGTACATAGTGTTACCTGTACTTGTCTGATGTCTTATTTGTCATGTTCCTTTGACCTCGGTCCACTTGTCGCAGCTGGTAGACACGTGCTGCTGCTCTCTTGAATGGTTGTTGGAATATCGTGCTCGAAAATGGACCGTATCCTTTGAACCGTATTTCGTGGCGCCGCCGTTGAAGTCCTCTTCGTATGGCCATTCTTGATCGCTGCCAAACCGTACTCGATGACGTTTTATGCTGGGAAAATGTCATGCTTGTTGAGTTCGGCGTGGGTTTAGTGGGTTTGCGCATTGACGTCTCTCTTGTCGTCGTATCTGTGATTTCGGCGACGCTCTTTGTCGTCGTCTGTTTCGAAAATGTCTTCGGGGTTGATGAAGTTGTTCTTGAAGTTGCGGATGTTGATCTTTGTGATGTTGTTGCGACAGTTGTTGAGGTAGCGTGTCTATCCGAATATTCATTTGATTGCTGGCACTAAATGACGTAGAGATGAATGAGTAGTGTGTAGGCTGCTCCTTTTTGTGAGATTTGTCTGATGACGAATGACAGTGTGACAGATGACAGTGTGGCAGCCTTCTCAAAAAGCTCTTCCGAGGCCACCGCAACGACATGACGAGTGGGCGCTTCGGTAATGCCGCAGTGCGTGATGTTGCTTTGCGCGTCGCGTGTGCGACGTTTCTGAACTGGCAGCCGCTTGTTGAGGTGCAGTATGCATAAGAAGGCTTGAGAGTCGCGAAGCAGCTAGATCTCAAGATGTACATGACTCCAGATTGTCTTCGCTTGGAAAGTTATGTGCGTTGGGGCTGGTACTTCTGATTTCGTCCCGACATTAAGCAAGTTGGCTTCGTTTCATCAGAATCGGTAACAGCTGCGCTTGAAGTAGGGCGTTGTTTGCAGCCATTGAAGTGTCACATGACGAGAAAGCCGCTGGCAGGACGCGCGTATGATACAACGGTGCGAGCGAGTCAAATGTCGAGAGCGTAAAAGGTGAAGGTGGTTCGGCAGTCATTATCATCATGCAAGGCATGGGTTTGTGCGTTCTCTTCTCGGTAGGGTCACTACATGGGAAAGTTATCGACGATCTGGTCATGCGTGGCTTTGGTTGCAACTCATGATTATTGCTACGTGGAGACTGTGGGTGATTGCGGTGACACAGTTCTAATGTTTCCGGCTGTTGGATAATAATGGAGTCCGCAGCGTATACCCGAAATCGACTGATGATCTCTTCCTTGATTTTCTACCATGATTCATCGTTATTAAATATGTGCGTTAGGTAGAAGCAAAATACCCCACCAGTGGTGTAATCATTGACGTTGGCGGCCACATCCCGTTCCAACCATGATGCAGTGGATGCGTGGAGCTTGAAGAGTCGAATCCAGTCTTCCACGGGCCCATCGTCTGCTGATCCGGTTTACTTGGGTATGCCCAAGGCCTGCGGGGATGCGGTCATGATGCTGATCAGTGTCGATTGTGGAGCTGTGCGCTTCGGATTAAGGGCGTAGTGTTGAGTACTTGCATGATGATGTGAGGCCGCTGAGGTGGCGGCCACGCCTTATTCGGTCGACGTGCGTGACGCGAGCAGGAGGTTGCGTACCGAATACTGCCTTTATTCTTCGTCTGCTTCTTCTACCactactgatatatatatatatatatatatatatatatatatatatatatatatatatatatatatatatatatatatatatataatcatgtAATACTACTACTCGGCTTCCACTTTGAGGCGAAAATTTGGCCAATGCGACATTTAACACGGATATGTGTGGACGAAATTATAATCATGCACGCCATCGGTAAGTGCTGGTCTTGCGGATTCTCGCATATAATTTCCTGGTTTACATACGCGTGTAGCGATTGTGGCAGGCTTTGATTAAGACGAAAGCAAATACTTTTCCTCGAAGTATTTATTGATTGCAAGCGACAGCCTAACAATGAGTGTGTTTTTTGCACATGTATATTGTGGGTAATGAGCTgcctaggtaaaaaaaaattcacgcaacatttttttttcggcaatgTCAAGGTAAGCATTTTAAGATATTTAACACAGCCTCGTACAAAGCACTCGAAGCACACGTCACTTTTAAAATATAGAACAAAACGTGATAAACAAATTGCTCTTTTAATAACTGTGGATACGTAGAACAGGCTGGCCACCTGATATAATGGACAACAACGTAACAAAACTCGAAGCTTACCTGTTACATATATTGTGTTATTGTGTGAGTGAAACCTTTCGTGTAAGTATGCTTTCAAATTTTCTTGCTATAGTAAGCTTCTTGTCCAGGAATGTACTGTCATCTTCAATTCTAGTACGTTAATTTAGCATTTTCTGTGCGCTTTAATGTATTGAAGGTATACTATATACGCAATATCTttaaatgcaaaagcattaaatggctcatgaggcaGAAAATAAGGCGTTTGCGGCGTGACAACACGATGGTACAGAAAGGCTACGAACCCTCCACTGTTGGTGAGAGTCGAATCCATGACCTTGCGTTGCGGCACAGTGTCTAAGCATGGCGCGGTGGTCGCACTGCTTTCGCGTTCATCCACGCAGGGATAACTAAGTGCCCCTTGAATTTTTTTACAAGACGACTTTGCTATGACTATTTCCTCTTGTTCCCCACCACGGACATTCCTGTTTTGATAGGTTAGCTGGCAGTATAAGCTAactagaaagaaagaaggaaagaagaaagaaacaacgaagaaaagaaagaaggaaagaaacgaggaaggaaggaaacaaagaaagaaaaagggaggaaagaaagaatgaaggaaagaaaggaagaaagaagaaaggaaaggaagcaagagagaaagaaaattcgGGAGCTAAAAGGCTTAAGCGGACGACCGTGTACACCAGCTTGCTTCGCAGCATTAGTCATCTTGGCCTTTCTATTCTCGGCAGGAGACGGTGGGCAATGGCGACCCATGCGACGACTTCTGCGCATACGTTTGCTCGGCGTGGCTGCAACGTCCGTCCTTTATCAGCGCGGACCATTCCCAGGTGGCACTGCTATCAGCGCATCTGCGCTCAATGCTCCGGAACGTAGCAAAGCCCGGCCATTACAGCCGCCATCCCCACAAGGTGTGGTGCGATTCATGGACTCGACTTTTACTCTTTTCTTGTGCCTTATCGAAAGCTGTGTACTTAGGCACGCGATCTGCAACGTACGCCCAATGAAACCGCTAAACCGCGGTACAGGCAGTGGGCGTAACAGCTCTTGCTTTCGTGTTACCATGACCTCCAAGAGTTGACAGAGCGCAGGGTGAATTTCGACGATCTCGGGAGGCCGCGGTGGCGCAAACGTTCTTGCTATGCATTTACTTGGAGGGTGCTAAGCGTCAACCTATAATGAGCCGCAGTGATTTGTGAACGTTATTCTGAACGGCCAATGGCAAGAGAGTCTTATTATTATTGACTTGGTTAATGACGAGTAGTACATATTATCCAACAAATCTTGGCAAAGCTGTATACAAGCTTAACTGGTTATTCTACAATTTATTTATTGGTGGTCTCTAGCTGGCACGTTAACAGCCGCCGCAGGTACGGAGTGCTTGACAGTTATGACGCATAACCGAGATCATGACATCCGAGATTTGCACCTTCAAGTTTCGGAGGTCATGTCTCACCACTGGAATAGTTCTCAAAGTTCTTGATTTGGCATCATTTCCAGCGAGCAGTGATGGTAGCCATTTCTtgccccccccccatttttttttgctgttaaaAACGTCTGCTTTTGCAAGCTTTTGTGACCTGTCCGCTCATAATTGAAACACAATATTTTGCACGTCCGCTCCTTCATATCTATACTATCTGAAACTATACAGGCTCTTCACGCGCTCCAAATATTTTCCGTGTGATACGCTCTGGGCTGCAGTTTTAAAATAAGTTTTCTCTTGCTGCGGTCACAGTAGATTACATATCAATTTGCGGTTACATGGATTTATAGTGCCATTGTTTTTACTTAAGATGCGCATTTTGGAACGCAGGCCGCAGGTTTCACCTTTTCTCGGAGGCGTAGTCAATAGCGTGCCTGCGTTGTCAAGCTCGCTGGTGAAGGCAGCGGTGCTGCACGATGAGGGCCTCAAAACTTCCATGGACTACTGCGCCAGCGCCTTGGTCGCTTTCATCAAGGACGTGCGCCTGGGATTCGCCGAACGTGTCGAGAAACCTGTGACGAGGGTCCTCGAACTGGACTCGTACTACAACGTCAAAGCAAGTACAAGCTTTTATTCCGCTCGTAATTGTCGCTGTTTTCCCCCCTAAATTCTTCTTTGATGTCTATAGTCGGGGCCAACTAAGAATGTAGTCATATGTACACCACAGTCCAGCAAAGTGAGATTTCGAATATTTGCGTCAGCCACTTAAGATCGCTAATTTCCGTGGCGTCATGGCGGAGACGAAGTCCTTTAAATATCGGTGCCAGTTGGGAGCTATACGCTACAGAGCGCGGAGGCAAGGAGAACATATTTATCAATTTAtcgaacataccttacaggccccttgacagggcattgagtaagggaagtaataaaaagtacaaagtaacttgtcaGTGTGCAACGTATGGCTCAAATTTGCAGTTTAAcataaaggagaggaatcgatgataatgtggtatggcgGCAAATACAAGGTTGTGCGGGAAAAAGAATAAtacgaagagagaaaaagaaagaaaaagaaatattggctggcattatacatatggcaaaactggatacaagaactataaagtataccgattacgatgacaacagtaacaagaaaagaaacaacaaccAAAGACAGACTGGCAAATATGCGGAATCTAGGCGCATGAACAGTTGGCAGGGTTTAAAATACGCAcaatggtagggcatgataaaaacgcaggaactaatggcgtgcacagtaaaaacatttatcaatataagGAATGCAGTCGGGCACAAAGTGCGATacggaaaaaaaagggggggcagTGGTACAAAAAATGATGGATGTTATTGGTCTTAAAGctgtcaaaataacaaataaataaatacgtgggttgtatacagaacatggcaccgGAAGTAAAACAAAATATACTAGTGGCAAGTTCTTATTGCGAGAAGGAAGAGTGCAGGAGTTGACGGAAATAATCGTGGTCTGGTTCGGATGCTATGCTGTCTGGAAGACCATTCCACAAACGTATGGCGCGAGGAAGAGCAGATGAATTGAAGGTGTGAGTTGGCCCATATAATCGTGTGAAACTTAAGTGATTATGCAACCGACGTGATTTGATGGAAGGAGCATCAATGTGAAATGGGAATTGTCTGTTGCTGTATGCGTATTTGTGAACAaggcataaaagggcaatgtcgcgaCGAGCACTAAGGGGTTCAAGTGAACGATTGAGCTTAATATGCGTTATGCTGTTACGGTTGTcataattgcgtgaaatgaaacgggcagccctattctgaaccgattcaagcatgttaattaaataattttggtGGGGGGACGAGATAGATGCGGCGAATTCAAGCTGTGGGCGAACGAAGGTCTAATAAGCTAGATGACGAACGTGAGTGGGACAGTGGGACAGTTATGTAAATTTCGACGTAAATATCCTAAAgattttgaagcttttgcgcatatggtggtaatatggtgagaccaggagaggttgggtgtgaaatgactaccaaggtacttataagatGATGCCTGCGACAGTTGGTGATTGTTAATGGTGTAGCAGTAGTTGgaaatgttttgcttgcgtgtgaaggagattattttgcatttttctgtattcagCGACATAAGCAATTTTTTACACCAGTTATTAATGCGGTAAAGGTCGTTTTGCATCATTAATCGGCACAGGTGATTGGACGATATATGATGAAATCGTCAGCGAAGATTCGCTtgcaggaagaaatgttttctGGCAAGTCGTTTATGTAGATTCAAAGCAATAGGGGGCCGAGGACgcacccctgtggtactcccaaAGTTACGTTAGAAAGGGAGGATTGGACATTTTTAATAACCCTGAACTGCTGATGGAGTGAAAGGAAGTTACGGAGCCAAGATAAGGTTAGCGAGTCTAATCGAAGGGCGGATAATTTAGAAATCAGGCGGCAGTGGgcgacgcggtcaaaggcttttgagaaatcaagaaaaatacagtcagTCTGGAGGTTATTGTTCATGTTGCGGTGTAGTTCTGTACTTAATTCTAGTAGCTGGGTTTCGCAAGAAAAACCTTTCCTGAATCCGCGttggttgttaaaaaagaaattgttagatTCTAAGTGTCGGTAAACATGAGAAGCGAttatgtgttcaagaagtttgcagcagATGCAAGTTAAAGAAATTGGATGGTAGCTTTCGGTGGTATGTTTATCACCGGCTTTAAACACAGGCACTATCGGAGGGAAGTTGACCTGTCGCTAAAGATTGCCTGAAAATTTGGTATAAAATGTAAGGAGAAACGGAGACAGTGTTCTTAAAAATTTTAGAGTTAATATTGTCAATTCCGGCTGAAGTGGATAATTTAAGGCTTTTAATTAGAAGTATTATGCCATCTGCAGTTATTTCGATCGGTTCCATATATGGGAAGTCAAAATCGGGTACGTATGGAACATCAAAGTGGTCTTCCCgggtgaaaacagatgaaaagaaTGCGTTAAATGCCGAGGTGCAATGACTGTCTGAAAGTGGAACATGATTGTCGTCTAGGAAAGACATCTGTTGCGGATCGTGTTCGGGGGATACAAGTTTCCAAAACTTCGTAGAGTTAGATTTCACAAGGGAAGGTAAATCACtagaaaaatatttttgcttAGTAGATTCTGCTGCGGAACAGTAAGTTATCATAAAATCTTTGTATCCCTTCCACGCGGAAGGCGTGCTATGTCGTTTAGCTGTGCGGtgcaaacgtttctttttgtttctaagATGCCGGAGGGATTTCGTAAACCAGGGGTTTGATGTATCATTTTTGACTGTTATTAGCGGCACGTACTAATTTGCTAGCGCACACAATTTGTCTGGTTAAAGTACCCAGTTGTCTTCGATGGGACGACTGTCCCATCGAATGCAGTGCGGTTTTGCGGGCGAAGCCTGTGCTCAATTCTTAGTAGGTTGTAAATGACCGTACTTTCCTCTTATCACTCGGGCGAGCGATATGCCTGGTCGTACGTTTTGGGTTGTCTATATTTATCGCGTCGCGCGAGGGCTGCGCACTCGCAATACCTTGCATCCGCCTTTGTCAGCGAGCCGAGTGTTGCGTACGGACGTTACTGCGCTCGAACATGGAACTTCGGCTTGGCCAAGACGCCGCACACAACTACACCCGCTAGATGTGCACAAACCTCGCCGACAAACGAGAACGGAATATGCACGTGTGACAGCTGTAGCGCGAGTTCCCAATGCCCCGAAACATTTTGCGAGCGATATCGCTCGCTCACCCGAGCGGCAGTCCCTCATGTGAGTACGAAGCCTAATGGCGAAATCTTGTTTGCCTGTGGCCTATAAACTTTGCGGTTGGTAGCTTTCTGTGCAACCTTATTTGAGACctgtaggagaaaaaaaaatctcgagCTTGTATTGAGAGCGGAGTCCCCCCACTTGTGTGGATATATGCTCTACGCCCAATGCGCCACATGCGTAAAGAATACAACTTGCAAAATCTTGGCAAAGTAGCCGTTCCACTTCCTAAGGGCCGTTTTACGCTCAAGCCACCCTGTGCCGCCAGCCGCACCGCATACGTGTGGTGGTGCGGAAAATTGCACATGTCGAGCACTTGTGACCAAATTTCTGTTGACGCTGTGTGCCCAGTGTAAACAGCACACAGTGCAAATCGAAATTTGTGCGCATTTGTTCGGCATGTGCGATTTTTCGCACCACCACACACGTGTGGTGCAGCTTGCGGCACTGGGTGGCTCGAGTGTAAATCGGCCTTTACGGCCGAAGTAGGGTGGATGCAGATGTATGGCAGATGTATGGTGCGTGTTCAGCTTCGCATGGCAACAAGTTTCCTTGCGTAAAAGCGAGAGCGACCAGCTGTGCAGCATGCGGGCGTTGCAGAGAATAGCGCTACTTAATCTTCACAATCACTCTCTCTTTGTCGGGTATTCTGCTAGCACTTCCTCTCGCTGGCACATGGCAGAAACATAAATTTGCTTCCACGAGAACTATGCCAGTATGTCGGGGGGCTGTTCCCTTCGGGCCCTGTGCGTTGATCGACGCTTTTTCAGCCCAGAGCACGACATTCATGGGAACATTGTAATATAATTTACGTCCTTAAAACTAAACAAAGGTGCTAATTGGTCTATAGCTCACACCACtgcaccctttttgggtgtaaaGATGTGAGTTATAGGCAGATGTACAGTCTTCTTTCAgtttaagggcgtaaattattttacagggAAGTGCCACGGTGCAAGCGATGACGCCCACGCAGATTGCAGATTATTAAGCCTTACAAGCCTTATTAAGCCTTAAAGCCTTACATGCCTCATGAGACGGTGGCTTTGAAAACGCGGCGTGCGCTACAGAAAGTCATGCGAGCTCGCCTCGCGCACAGACGcactcatgccactgctcgcgcgttcgtcgtcgcctccttgcacagctggctccggTGACGTTGACCATGCCAAAAAGGCAAAGGTAATTAAGATACAGCTAATTCAGGCACTCGAAACTGCCATCTCCGGTGGGAGTCGAAACCTCGGACATATGTGGCAATCGAAGCCAGTGCCTTTGGTGTTAAGGCTAAGTTAATTAATGACAAGGTAATGAATATAGAGGTAGTTATGGCACTCGTATTCGTGAGAGTTTGCgctaattagggcgaagttaatgAAGGTACAGGTAATTATGGTAGCGTCAATTAAGACGCTTGAATCCACGACCTATGGCGTGAGAAAACAATAAGGAATAACGTATTCCAAAAAGAATGTCAAGTAACTTAATGAATGTCTTTTGAGCGCGCAAGGTTTCGCCTTTACTCTTTCGCATaggctaaagtgactgtcaatttctTTAAGCGAAGCTTAAAGAAATTCACAGTCACTTTAGCTGATCTTTTGCTGATCTTTTTTAGCTGAAGTTTAGCTAGATGTTTTGGAGCAGTGATGTAAGATGGCGGGACTATCGTTAACTTAAAACAAATTACGTGCTTACAAGAGGTGAACCGTAAACCTATCTTCTGACATGCGCTTATGCATTAGATGTTTATAAAGTTTCGTGTTACTGTTTCATTATATTTTCTTCTGCGTTGTGGCATAGGTAATTCCTGTCGGTTTGAGTTCAACTAATAATACAAATTCGATTCCTTTTTGTACTAACTCGCTGACTTAATTTTGTAATGTGTTAGGTTCGTGTCCTACCTGTAGTAATCACTGTTAGCATTGGCAGTAGGTGTGAAAAAAACTAACGAACAACACTGATCATTCCGCATGCAGACACTCTGGAACCTGCAACGTCACCCAACGTGGACGCTGCTCGACAGCCCGCCCTTCGTGTCCCCGAGCCCATGGCCGGACTTTCAGAAGTGGCGTCACGAACAGGGATCACATGATCCGCTACCGAGACTTACGCCGGATTTGTCCGGAAATACGTCGCTGTCATGGTTACGCATGTACGTGAATTGGGCGCCTTTGCACGTTCCACAGCACCAAGACAGACGCACAGGGAGGAACATTGGAATTAACTTGCCCGAATGGGCCTCCGAGAATCCGTGCATTACGCGCATCGTAGTCAGTTGGCACAGTTCATTATATAAGAGTAGCATGGTATCGT is a window from the Dermacentor albipictus isolate Rhodes 1998 colony chromosome 6, USDA_Dalb.pri_finalv2, whole genome shotgun sequence genome containing:
- the LOC139061085 gene encoding uncharacterized protein, with product MVLSPDVRRVRAPAALCDVTTCRLAAKLLKVHKEHMIMPWSVAVLRRHQLTLGDFASVTRSPTGKPQVSPFLGGVVNSVPALSSSLVKAAVLHDEGLKTSMDYCASALVAFIKDVRLGFAERVEKPVTRVLELDSYYNVKTLWNLQRHPTWTLLDSPPFVSPSPWPDFQKWRHEQGSHDPLPRLTPDLSGNTSLSWLRMRT